A genomic stretch from Telmatocola sphagniphila includes:
- the holA gene encoding DNA polymerase III subunit delta — protein sequence MDAIAYLDKAGKMGLKPLYVLHGDEDFLKRQIKQVIVQAAIGDSDPEFAVANYLGEQVEFVAVRNELETLPFLCERRIILIDQADPFVTKFRAQLESLVNRPTKSGILVLDVKSWPSNTRLAKAVPDDCSLSCKAPPAAKLIPWVVAWAKKEHGRKIDPMAAELLIENAGTQMGLLTQEISKLVSFVGENPQISRDDVEKLVGRSRSANVFKILDAIGEGDGRTALTILRELFEEGEEPIGILAALGTQIRRLAQTAYYVNQKLPMEQAMDRANVMKWPQARQSAVKQLKHLGRQRLGQLYNWLVETDLGLKGGNPLPPRIQLERLVVKMAKARAN from the coding sequence ATGGATGCGATCGCATATCTCGACAAAGCCGGCAAAATGGGCCTCAAGCCTTTGTACGTGCTGCATGGCGACGAGGATTTTCTCAAACGACAGATCAAGCAAGTTATTGTGCAGGCCGCCATCGGGGATTCCGATCCGGAATTCGCCGTGGCGAATTATCTCGGGGAGCAAGTGGAATTTGTGGCCGTCCGGAATGAACTGGAGACACTCCCTTTTCTATGCGAGCGACGCATCATCCTGATCGATCAGGCAGATCCTTTTGTCACCAAGTTTCGCGCCCAACTCGAATCCCTGGTGAACAGGCCGACCAAATCCGGAATACTGGTTCTTGATGTGAAATCCTGGCCCTCGAATACTCGCCTTGCCAAAGCCGTTCCCGACGATTGTTCGCTCAGTTGCAAAGCTCCCCCGGCGGCGAAGCTGATCCCCTGGGTAGTGGCCTGGGCCAAAAAAGAGCATGGCCGGAAAATTGACCCCATGGCGGCAGAACTGCTGATCGAGAACGCCGGAACCCAGATGGGTTTACTTACGCAGGAGATCAGCAAGCTGGTTTCCTTCGTGGGAGAGAATCCACAGATCTCCAGAGACGATGTCGAGAAACTCGTCGGTCGGAGTCGCTCGGCGAACGTATTTAAAATCCTGGATGCGATTGGCGAAGGCGATGGGCGAACGGCATTGACCATACTTCGAGAACTCTTCGAGGAAGGGGAGGAACCGATAGGCATCCTGGCCGCATTGGGAACGCAAATTCGGCGACTGGCCCAGACGGCCTACTATGTGAATCAGAAACTTCCGATGGAACAGGCAATGGATCGGGCCAACGTGATGAAGTGGCCGCAGGCCCGTCAGAGCGCCGTGAAACAATTGAAGCATCTGGGCCGGCAGAGGCTCGGGCAACTCTACAATTGGTTGGTGGAAACCGATCTGGGATTAAAGGGCGGGAACCCGCTGCCGCCGAGAATACAGCTCGAGCGGCTGGTGGTTAAAATGGCCAAAGCTCGAGCCAACTAA
- a CDS encoding DNA gyrase subunit B: METPAPAADYTHKNIQHLKDADHIRKRPDMYIPDTSVRGMHHLVYELVYNSVDEFLAGFCKHVTVTVHVDGSLSVGDDGRGIPVDMHPELKIPTLQAVMTLVGAGGKFDNNAYKVSAGLHGMGAKAVTALSELTKAEVRRDGRTYLQEFERGKPKVPGEVKDIGAADRTGTKITFWPDPEIFGDSQFNGDTLSDRLRELAFLNKSLHITFRDERVNREEIFFYEGGVAEYVAWMNRNEDALHLPIHIFKEVDNVKVEVALQYTVAGETEIVRCYANNQFNPNGGTHLSGFRAGLTRTLKDYGEREKLFKNDITPVGEDFREGMTAVINITLPNPQFEAQTKIRLNNPEVEGIVSSTVSEVLSKYLEENPKEAKKIIAKVNLAAEAREAEAKARRAVRERKNLLSGGGLPGKLLDCTSKDRDSSELFLVEGDSAGGSAEGGRDRMYQAVLPLRGKPLNVEKARFEHLLNNQEISSIIAAVGTDIGNPDDISKLRYGKIIILTDADIDGQHIRTLLLTFFFRQMRKLVEAGNIFVARPPLFKVEQKKQTRFIKTQVELQTELITRGLDKTRFKTVKGRSFEGTELKTLLDLLNRLEQPLQILERRGFSVNTLLPASRNGQLPLYLVKLGGRDHWFHTVEEIDVFRVDEGKKLGKELAVSDSDEKKPEDDKVHYLMEELHELRSANRTLEKLGELGFELADIVPPVQIAGREAVAKFSLEQNEDTYNIANLRDLVGEVRKFGEKGLKITRFKGLGEMDPQELWETTLDPSKRTLLRVTMTDAQKAHELFRTLMGEEVEKRRSYIFEKAINVSREEIDYGA, from the coding sequence ATGGAAACACCCGCTCCGGCAGCAGACTACACACACAAAAATATTCAGCATCTGAAGGACGCCGATCACATTCGTAAACGTCCCGATATGTACATCCCGGACACCAGTGTCCGAGGTATGCACCATCTCGTTTACGAATTGGTTTACAACTCGGTGGACGAGTTCCTGGCCGGGTTCTGCAAGCACGTGACGGTGACCGTCCACGTCGATGGCAGTCTTTCTGTGGGCGACGATGGCCGCGGTATCCCGGTGGACATGCACCCGGAGTTGAAGATTCCCACCTTGCAAGCCGTTATGACGCTGGTGGGAGCCGGGGGCAAATTCGACAACAACGCCTACAAGGTATCCGCCGGTCTACACGGCATGGGTGCTAAAGCCGTGACCGCTCTATCGGAACTGACCAAGGCCGAAGTTCGCCGGGATGGCCGGACGTATCTGCAGGAATTCGAACGGGGCAAGCCCAAGGTGCCCGGCGAGGTCAAGGACATCGGGGCCGCCGATCGCACGGGTACCAAGATCACCTTCTGGCCCGATCCGGAAATTTTTGGCGATTCCCAGTTCAACGGCGACACGCTCAGCGACCGTCTGCGGGAACTGGCGTTTCTCAATAAGAGCCTGCATATCACCTTCCGCGACGAGCGAGTGAACCGCGAGGAAATCTTTTTCTACGAAGGGGGCGTGGCCGAGTACGTCGCCTGGATGAATCGCAATGAAGACGCTCTGCACCTGCCGATTCACATCTTCAAAGAAGTGGATAACGTCAAGGTGGAGGTGGCCCTGCAATACACCGTGGCAGGCGAAACCGAAATCGTACGCTGCTATGCCAACAACCAGTTCAATCCCAATGGCGGAACGCATTTGTCCGGTTTCCGCGCCGGTCTCACGCGAACGCTTAAGGATTACGGCGAACGCGAAAAACTGTTCAAGAACGACATCACGCCGGTCGGTGAAGATTTCCGCGAAGGGATGACGGCGGTAATCAACATCACCCTTCCCAATCCGCAGTTCGAAGCGCAAACCAAGATCCGGTTGAACAACCCGGAAGTGGAAGGGATCGTCTCCTCGACCGTGAGCGAAGTGCTTTCGAAGTACCTGGAGGAGAATCCGAAAGAAGCCAAGAAGATTATCGCCAAGGTGAATCTCGCGGCAGAAGCTCGCGAGGCGGAAGCGAAAGCTCGCCGAGCCGTACGCGAGCGCAAGAATCTCCTCTCCGGTGGCGGCTTGCCGGGGAAACTGCTCGATTGCACCTCTAAGGATCGCGATAGCTCCGAACTATTCCTCGTGGAAGGGGACTCGGCCGGTGGCTCGGCCGAAGGCGGTCGCGATCGGATGTATCAGGCGGTCCTGCCTCTTCGAGGCAAGCCGTTGAACGTGGAGAAAGCTCGCTTTGAGCATTTGCTCAATAACCAAGAAATCAGCAGCATCATCGCCGCGGTGGGTACCGACATCGGCAACCCAGATGACATTTCGAAACTGCGTTATGGTAAGATTATTATTCTGACGGACGCCGATATCGACGGACAGCATATTAGAACGCTGCTGTTGACCTTCTTTTTCCGCCAGATGCGAAAACTTGTGGAAGCGGGTAACATTTTTGTGGCTCGCCCGCCCCTGTTCAAAGTGGAACAGAAGAAGCAGACTCGCTTCATCAAGACGCAAGTCGAATTGCAGACCGAGCTCATCACGCGCGGGTTGGACAAGACGCGTTTCAAGACAGTCAAAGGGAGATCCTTCGAAGGAACAGAGTTGAAAACTCTGCTCGATCTTCTGAACCGACTCGAACAACCCCTGCAGATTCTGGAACGGCGAGGCTTCTCGGTGAACACGCTCCTCCCGGCGTCCCGAAACGGCCAATTGCCTTTGTATCTGGTAAAGCTGGGCGGAAGAGATCATTGGTTCCACACCGTCGAAGAGATCGATGTCTTCCGCGTGGACGAGGGTAAGAAGCTCGGCAAGGAACTCGCGGTGAGCGATTCCGATGAGAAGAAGCCGGAAGACGACAAGGTTCACTATCTCATGGAAGAGTTGCACGAGCTGCGAAGTGCCAATCGCACCCTGGAAAAACTGGGTGAGCTCGGCTTCGAGTTGGCCGACATCGTCCCCCCCGTTCAAATCGCCGGTCGGGAGGCAGTCGCGAAGTTCTCGCTGGAGCAGAACGAGGACACTTACAACATCGCCAATCTGCGGGATCTGGTCGGCGAAGTTCGGAAGTTCGGCGAAAAAGGTCTGAAGATCACCCGCTTCAAGGGACTGGGGGAAATGGATCCTCAAGAGCTTTGGGAAACCACCCTCGATCCTTCCAAGCGGACTCTGCTCCGCGTGACGATGACCGATGCCCAGAAAGCGCACGAGCTTTTCCGAACTTTGATGGGCGAGGAAGTTGAAAAACGACGGAGTTATATTTTCGAAAAAGCCATCAATGTCAGCCGAGAAGAGATCGATTACGGGGCTTAG
- a CDS encoding RNA polymerase sigma factor: MSSEADKLLIKQIRKGETQAWEQLIQKYEGRLLAFAIRRLRDRATAEDVVQETFIGFLNSLANFDDNRELQTYLFTIASYKITDQLRRMGRKPVQTGETAEERLAEQTDETQRKASSLARSRERVEIETNALARSLKQMIQGLIDKGEYGRMQALELLFVKGWQNRDVAKFLQISEQQVANYRFAAVKKLTEQMKAAGLPAEVFPELKEEGTE, from the coding sequence ATGTCTTCCGAAGCCGACAAATTACTGATCAAGCAAATCCGTAAGGGCGAGACCCAGGCCTGGGAACAGTTGATCCAAAAGTACGAAGGCCGACTGTTGGCCTTCGCCATTCGTCGGCTGCGGGATCGGGCTACCGCCGAAGATGTAGTGCAGGAAACTTTCATCGGCTTTTTGAATAGTCTCGCCAACTTCGACGATAATCGTGAATTGCAAACCTATTTGTTCACGATCGCTTCCTACAAGATTACCGACCAGTTGCGACGCATGGGCCGGAAACCGGTACAGACCGGGGAGACCGCCGAGGAGCGACTGGCCGAGCAAACCGATGAAACACAGCGCAAGGCCAGCAGTCTGGCCCGGAGCCGGGAACGCGTCGAGATCGAAACCAACGCCCTGGCCCGTTCCCTGAAGCAAATGATTCAGGGCCTGATCGACAAAGGGGAATATGGCCGGATGCAAGCCCTGGAGTTGCTGTTCGTGAAGGGCTGGCAGAATCGGGATGTGGCCAAATTCCTTCAAATCAGCGAGCAACAGGTGGCCAATTATCGCTTCGCGGCGGTCAAAAAGCTCACGGAGCAGATGAAAGCCGCCGGCCTGCCCGCGGAAGTTTTCCCCGAGTTGAAAGAGGAGGGAACCGAGTAA
- a CDS encoding serine/threonine protein kinase translates to MKFTYRWGQKPLDGFTIKRGLGQGGFGEVYFAVSDGGKEVALKLIRGHSDTELRGIANCLNLKHPHLVHLYDLRTDSQGDRWLVMEYIHGEPLSSLLNRNPRGLPETQARELFLQAARSVAYLHDHAVVHRDIKPSNIFIENGMVKLGDYGLSKSVGSSQLAQSSNVGTIHYMAPEIASGNYSKQIDIYACGVMLYEMLTGEVPFKGESWAEIAIKHQTDLPKLERVSSGYRTILEKALDKNAARRFRDMGEMITAVESLNPSSSAKPSMTDTVAYVPTIPVPPPLPKPPLPNPGTLASDPYTLDVPAKSKTWRGKVSELATSMALAPVPALAAVLVWAVYSGSLDWPTLGSIYLMTIAVSWSVLVPTKIWDNRKKIGYKRLQMALLGVGLGVFAAWLDGVTIPNFLLSATGAQHLPTFGKNHWKFDKDNLFIGEIVFFTASLFLMRWYSFGERYREDKFSIWPIVGTGFITFLISVVLKGEFKYPIATEQALISLATAAGVIQLVSPWSEKPPARPKKIRLRNT, encoded by the coding sequence ATGAAATTTACATACCGTTGGGGGCAGAAGCCACTCGACGGCTTCACCATTAAACGCGGTCTGGGCCAAGGAGGCTTCGGAGAGGTCTACTTCGCGGTCAGCGATGGGGGCAAAGAAGTCGCCCTCAAGCTCATTCGCGGGCATTCCGATACCGAACTCCGCGGCATTGCCAACTGCCTCAATCTGAAGCATCCTCATCTGGTTCACCTGTACGATTTACGAACCGACTCCCAGGGAGACCGCTGGCTGGTGATGGAATACATCCACGGCGAGCCCCTGAGCAGTCTTTTGAATCGCAACCCGCGCGGCCTGCCCGAAACGCAGGCCCGGGAACTGTTCCTGCAAGCGGCCCGCTCGGTGGCTTATCTGCACGATCACGCCGTGGTGCACCGGGACATCAAGCCGAGCAACATCTTCATCGAAAATGGGATGGTCAAGCTCGGCGACTACGGTCTCAGCAAATCGGTCGGTTCATCGCAGCTGGCCCAATCGAGCAACGTGGGAACCATTCATTACATGGCTCCCGAAATCGCCAGCGGTAACTACTCCAAGCAAATTGACATCTATGCCTGTGGCGTGATGCTTTACGAAATGCTGACAGGTGAAGTGCCGTTCAAAGGCGAAAGCTGGGCGGAGATCGCCATCAAGCATCAGACCGACCTGCCGAAGCTCGAACGGGTTTCCAGCGGCTATCGAACCATTCTCGAAAAGGCACTCGATAAAAATGCAGCCCGCCGCTTCCGAGATATGGGCGAGATGATCACGGCAGTGGAAAGTCTGAATCCCTCCTCGTCGGCCAAGCCCTCGATGACCGATACCGTGGCCTATGTGCCAACGATTCCGGTCCCACCTCCACTACCCAAGCCGCCATTGCCCAACCCGGGTACATTGGCGAGCGACCCCTACACTCTCGATGTGCCCGCCAAATCGAAGACCTGGCGCGGCAAAGTCAGCGAACTGGCCACTTCCATGGCTCTCGCGCCGGTTCCCGCTTTGGCCGCCGTGCTGGTTTGGGCGGTCTACTCGGGTTCGCTGGATTGGCCGACGTTAGGCTCGATTTATCTGATGACTATCGCCGTGAGCTGGTCCGTTCTGGTGCCGACAAAAATTTGGGATAATCGCAAGAAAATTGGCTACAAACGATTGCAGATGGCGCTGCTGGGCGTGGGTCTGGGTGTATTCGCGGCCTGGCTGGATGGGGTGACGATACCGAACTTCCTGTTGAGCGCAACGGGTGCACAGCACTTACCCACCTTTGGCAAGAATCACTGGAAATTCGACAAGGATAACTTGTTCATCGGAGAAATCGTCTTCTTTACCGCCTCGCTGTTCCTGATGCGATGGTACTCCTTCGGCGAACGCTACCGGGAAGATAAGTTCAGTATCTGGCCGATTGTCGGGACCGGTTTCATCACCTTCCTGATTTCGGTTGTCCTGAAAGGGGAGTTCAAGTATCCGATCGCGACAGAGCAGGCCCTGATTAGTCTGGCGACTGCGGCCGGGGTGATTCAACTGGTGAGTCCGTGGAGCGAGAAGCCCCCGGCTCGTCCCAAGAAAATTCGACTTCGAAATACCTAA
- the metK gene encoding methionine adenosyltransferase, which yields MSQSYLFTSESVSMGHPDKVADQISDAVLDFCLKHDARSRVACETLVTTDLAVIAGEITTKAPLTRRAVDALVRDVVAGIGYVAKNEEEREEIGFTADAIQVDCRIHSQSPHISQGVDVGGAGDQGMMFGFACDETPTLMPLPIDLSHRLVERHAKLRQDGTLGWLRPDAKSQVTVEYNADGTPSRIHTIVLSTQHDRSVMAKDRADFFTDEARQLVIDKIIHPVLNADRPDLVKGKLVMIPPGKEAPKLAPGDIACHINPTGCFLTGGPHGDCGLTGRKIIVDTYGGRGRHGGGAFSGKDPTKVDRSAAYMCRYIAKNIVKSGLAKQCEVQLSYAIGFPDPLNIWVNTNGTVAAGVSEAKLVELIRKHFRLTPAGIIETLNLRRPIYQESARHGHFGRELPDFSWEKTDKAAALKADA from the coding sequence GTGAGTCAGTCGTATCTGTTTACCAGCGAATCCGTTTCCATGGGCCATCCGGATAAAGTGGCCGATCAGATTTCCGATGCCGTGCTCGATTTTTGTCTGAAGCACGACGCACGCAGCCGTGTGGCCTGCGAAACTCTCGTGACCACGGATTTAGCGGTCATTGCGGGCGAAATCACCACCAAAGCCCCGTTGACCCGCCGGGCGGTCGATGCCCTGGTTCGCGATGTCGTGGCCGGGATCGGTTATGTGGCCAAGAACGAAGAAGAACGCGAAGAAATCGGCTTCACGGCCGATGCGATTCAGGTCGATTGCCGAATTCACTCGCAGTCGCCGCACATTAGCCAAGGGGTGGACGTTGGCGGCGCCGGCGACCAGGGGATGATGTTCGGCTTCGCTTGCGACGAAACTCCCACCTTGATGCCACTGCCGATCGACCTGTCCCACCGGTTGGTGGAACGGCACGCCAAGTTGCGGCAGGATGGTACGCTCGGCTGGCTGCGGCCCGACGCCAAGAGCCAGGTGACCGTGGAATACAACGCCGATGGCACGCCGTCACGCATTCACACCATCGTTCTTTCCACCCAGCACGATCGCTCGGTGATGGCCAAGGATCGCGCTGACTTTTTCACTGATGAGGCCCGGCAGCTGGTCATCGACAAGATCATTCATCCCGTGCTGAATGCCGACCGACCTGACCTGGTTAAAGGCAAGCTGGTGATGATTCCTCCGGGGAAAGAAGCCCCCAAGCTGGCACCGGGCGATATTGCCTGTCACATCAACCCGACCGGCTGCTTCCTCACCGGTGGCCCGCACGGCGACTGCGGTTTGACTGGCCGGAAAATCATCGTCGATACCTACGGTGGTCGTGGCCGGCATGGTGGCGGGGCGTTCAGCGGTAAGGACCCCACCAAGGTGGACCGCAGTGCGGCCTACATGTGCCGGTATATCGCCAAGAACATTGTGAAGTCCGGTTTGGCCAAGCAGTGCGAAGTGCAGTTGAGCTACGCGATCGGTTTCCCCGATCCTTTGAATATTTGGGTGAATACCAATGGTACGGTGGCCGCGGGGGTCAGCGAAGCGAAACTGGTGGAACTGATCCGCAAACATTTCCGGTTGACTCCGGCCGGGATCATTGAGACGTTGAATCTTCGCCGACCGATCTATCAGGAATCGGCTCGTCATGGTCACTTCGGTCGGGAATTGCCCGATTTCTCGTGGGAAAAGACCGATAAGGCCGCGGCTTTGAAGGCGGATGCTTAA
- a CDS encoding TIGR04255 family protein has protein sequence MALFPLDLNEKFQKLSRPPIVEAVIHWQARATHSLDPESLKTVLLQRLPEYQIHEPMQLFPFAPNFGDKEATPLVHSTSGWQGIRMKSTDGRFIVQFTRDGLIFSRTQTYAHWEPFLEAAKAAWKVFVDVAAPVEIHRLGIRFINRIPVASNDKLSDILRDPPMCPANLPLQEFVNQSTFSVPGHPFGIRVIQILQPSMPELEKSSGLFLDIDVFTTKPLPNDSGTVADSLKKMRWLKNKVFFNLLTEKTIQSLV, from the coding sequence ATGGCTCTCTTCCCGCTTGATCTGAATGAAAAATTCCAGAAGCTTTCCCGACCTCCGATCGTGGAAGCGGTCATTCATTGGCAGGCCCGGGCAACCCATTCTCTCGACCCTGAATCCTTAAAAACAGTTCTCCTGCAACGGCTACCCGAATACCAGATTCACGAGCCCATGCAGCTTTTTCCATTCGCTCCCAATTTTGGCGATAAGGAGGCAACCCCGTTGGTTCATTCGACATCGGGTTGGCAGGGAATTCGGATGAAATCCACCGATGGCCGATTCATAGTCCAATTTACCCGGGACGGCCTGATTTTCAGTCGAACCCAAACCTATGCCCACTGGGAACCCTTTCTCGAGGCGGCCAAAGCGGCCTGGAAAGTATTCGTGGATGTGGCCGCCCCTGTTGAAATTCATCGGCTGGGAATTCGTTTCATCAATCGAATTCCGGTTGCGAGTAACGACAAGCTAAGCGATATTCTCCGCGATCCGCCGATGTGCCCTGCAAACTTACCCCTGCAAGAGTTCGTTAACCAAAGCACTTTCAGCGTGCCGGGACACCCTTTCGGAATACGGGTAATCCAGATCTTGCAACCATCGATGCCCGAGCTGGAGAAGAGTTCGGGATTGTTCCTGGACATCGATGTTTTTACAACGAAACCGTTGCCCAATGACTCAGGTACGGTAGCTGATTCCTTGAAGAAAATGCGCTGGTTGAAGAACAAGGTCTTCTTCAATTTACTGACGGAGAAAACGATTCAATCCCTCGTCTGA
- a CDS encoding SDR family NAD(P)-dependent oxidoreductase, protein MQIQDRVFIVTGASSGIGLSTATALAEGGAQVALLARSKAALVELSSRLPRSWPVVADMTDFESVRQAVREVHQHYGRIDGLINNAGRSYAAAVEEIDPVIFDEIFHLNVLGPIVAMQAVIPIMRSAGAGSIVNVNSGTAFMTVPQYSVYSSSKRALLGFSLTARAELEKDGIVVSEVYPFITDTNFGKNRMGNPSGGGPSANYAEGDKPEFVAGLILKAIEEGLAQYFANDRLRRLAGVK, encoded by the coding sequence ATGCAAATCCAAGATCGGGTTTTTATTGTCACGGGTGCCTCTTCCGGAATCGGATTGTCGACAGCAACAGCATTGGCCGAGGGCGGGGCTCAAGTGGCTTTACTTGCACGCTCGAAAGCGGCCCTGGTAGAGCTATCGAGTCGGCTTCCCCGCAGCTGGCCAGTCGTTGCAGACATGACCGACTTCGAGTCCGTCCGTCAGGCAGTGCGAGAAGTACACCAGCACTACGGTCGTATTGATGGTCTAATCAACAATGCCGGGCGAAGTTATGCCGCCGCCGTGGAGGAGATCGATCCGGTCATTTTCGATGAGATTTTTCATCTCAATGTGTTGGGGCCGATTGTGGCGATGCAGGCCGTGATTCCCATTATGCGTTCGGCCGGCGCCGGCAGTATCGTGAACGTGAACTCCGGCACGGCCTTCATGACCGTGCCCCAATACAGCGTTTATTCCTCCTCGAAGAGAGCTCTGCTCGGTTTCAGCCTGACCGCGCGGGCGGAACTGGAGAAGGATGGAATTGTTGTGAGCGAGGTTTACCCGTTCATAACGGACACGAATTTCGGTAAGAATCGAATGGGAAATCCGTCCGGTGGCGGCCCATCGGCGAACTATGCCGAGGGAGACAAGCCGGAGTTTGTTGCGGGTCTCATCTTGAAGGCTATCGAGGAAGGGCTGGCTCAATACTTCGCTAATGACCGGCTAAGACGATTGGCCGGGGTGAAGTAG
- a CDS encoding 7-carboxy-7-deazaguanine synthase QueE, with the protein MVDETENQSTGLESSIRTSMQLNLAPEHQHRLAPLANKPAGQLLIHEIYRSIQGESTYAGLPCVFVRLTTCNVRCVWCDTPHAFKEGALLSFEDVLQKVLEYNCPLVELTGGEPLLQEEAFELMSQLADRGKKVLLETSGTVPVDQVDRRVCIIMDLKCPDSGECDSNLFANLDHLKPTDEIKFVIASRRDFEWTVETIRKHQLDRRFEVLLSVVHDKVKPVQLVDWLLDSQLQVRMQLQMHKYIWDPKQRGV; encoded by the coding sequence CGTACTTCCATGCAACTAAATCTGGCGCCGGAACATCAGCATCGGCTCGCCCCCCTGGCCAACAAACCCGCTGGCCAGTTGCTGATTCACGAAATCTATCGCAGTATTCAGGGGGAATCGACCTACGCCGGGCTCCCCTGCGTGTTCGTGCGTCTGACGACCTGCAATGTGCGTTGCGTCTGGTGCGACACGCCGCACGCATTCAAGGAAGGTGCGCTCCTTTCTTTCGAAGATGTTCTGCAAAAAGTCCTCGAATACAACTGCCCGCTGGTGGAGCTAACCGGCGGCGAGCCGTTGCTTCAGGAAGAAGCCTTTGAATTGATGTCGCAGCTGGCCGATCGCGGCAAGAAGGTTCTGCTGGAAACCTCGGGAACAGTTCCGGTGGATCAAGTCGATCGCCGGGTGTGCATCATCATGGATTTGAAGTGCCCCGACAGCGGCGAGTGCGATTCGAATCTGTTTGCCAATCTCGATCATCTGAAACCGACTGATGAAATCAAATTCGTGATCGCTTCACGGCGGGATTTCGAATGGACGGTGGAGACTATCCGCAAGCATCAGCTCGATCGGCGTTTCGAAGTGCTCTTGAGTGTGGTGCACGACAAGGTAAAACCGGTGCAGTTGGTCGACTGGCTGTTGGATTCTCAGTTGCAGGTGAGAATGCAGCTTCAGATGCACAAGTATATTTGGGATCCGAAGCAGCGCGGAGTGTAG